A window from Deinococcus betulae encodes these proteins:
- a CDS encoding PQQ-dependent sugar dehydrogenase, which produces MVRPLSALSAALLAAALSGPAAAQAPSVAFSPFVSGLEQVTAITHAGDGSGRLYVAQQDGRIRVVQGSQVQSGTFLDLRALTRAGGERGLLGLAFDPAYKTNRRLYVHYTDRNGNTVLARYTAAAGGTRADPASAKTLFTAKQPYANHNGGQLAFGPDGFLYLGLGDGGSGGDPQNNAQNLASPLGKILRFDVRGAEAKPAPGNPFAGRSGANANIWAYGLRNPWRFSFDRQTGDLVIADVGQNAFEEVDRQPRASKGGENYGWRVREGRQCYEANCKSGPYTEPVLVYGRQEGQSITGGYVYRGSAVPALKGQYVFADFASGTVWGAPTTGQSWSKATLGKVSGPSTFGEDERGELYVAEYSSGRILKLTARP; this is translated from the coding sequence ATGGTGCGCCCTCTGTCTGCCCTGTCTGCGGCCCTGCTGGCTGCCGCGCTGTCTGGTCCTGCTGCGGCCCAGGCCCCCAGCGTGGCCTTCTCGCCCTTTGTCAGTGGCTTAGAGCAGGTCACGGCTATTACGCATGCAGGTGACGGCTCGGGGCGGCTGTACGTGGCGCAGCAGGACGGGCGCATCCGGGTGGTTCAGGGCAGCCAGGTCCAGAGCGGCACCTTTCTGGACCTGCGGGCCCTGACCCGGGCGGGCGGCGAGCGCGGGCTGCTGGGGCTGGCCTTTGACCCTGCCTACAAGACCAACCGGCGTCTGTACGTGCATTACACGGACCGGAACGGCAACACCGTGCTGGCCCGTTACACAGCCGCGGCAGGCGGCACCCGCGCCGACCCCGCCAGTGCCAAGACCCTCTTTACCGCCAAGCAGCCCTACGCTAACCACAACGGCGGCCAGTTGGCTTTCGGGCCAGACGGTTTTCTGTATCTGGGTCTGGGGGACGGCGGCTCGGGCGGTGACCCCCAGAACAATGCCCAGAACCTCGCGTCGCCGCTGGGCAAGATTCTGCGCTTCGATGTGCGCGGCGCCGAGGCCAAGCCCGCGCCGGGCAATCCCTTTGCAGGCCGCAGCGGCGCCAACGCCAACATCTGGGCGTATGGCCTGCGCAACCCGTGGCGCTTTTCCTTTGACCGGCAAACGGGCGACCTGGTGATTGCCGACGTGGGCCAGAACGCCTTTGAGGAAGTGGACCGGCAGCCGCGCGCCAGCAAGGGCGGCGAAAATTACGGCTGGCGCGTGCGCGAGGGCCGGCAGTGCTACGAAGCCAACTGCAAGTCTGGCCCCTACACCGAGCCGGTGCTGGTATACGGCCGCCAGGAAGGCCAGAGCATCACGGGCGGGTACGTCTACCGGGGCAGCGCAGTCCCGGCGCTCAAGGGTCAGTATGTGTTTGCCGACTTCGCCTCGGGCACGGTCTGGGGGGCGCCCACCACGGGCCAGAGTTGGAGTAAGGCCACACTGGGCAAGGTCAGCGGCCCCAGCA